TATTCCGTGATTTTGAAGTCCTCAATCACAACGTCAGCGAAAGTTGAAACATCCATTTGGAAAATTAAGGAAAGGAATTTGCCTTGTACCCAACACCAATGTTGAAAAACATATAAACGAGTTGATGCGACAGTCATGAACCCCGCAATAAATAAAATCCGATGCTTGCAAAATTGAAACGCAGTAGCTCTACTTCAGTTTGTAAGCCGCCCTGTCCCGGGCTCGCTCACATAGCTTGCGCATTCGGAGACAGTGCTGAGGATTAAACGAGAGAGGTCGTTTACACCTTGTCATTAGATCTTCTATCCGCTTCTTCAACTCTACTTTGCTGGTTAGTTGAATTGGATAGTTCTTCAATGAATTTTGTATCAATAGATTCTAGATCACTTGTTATTATGACTCGTATTCCTACTGGTTTCAAGAAATTATTTCCTAACTTATTCTGAAGCAGTCGTCCGCCATGAAAAACGGTAAGAATTTCAACTTCATCTTTAGAATGGATTTCATAAATAATGCGATAACTGCCTTCTAAAAGGTGACGAATGTTATCATCATTCATTTCGGAAACTTTAGTTCCGGTAAAAGGTGAATGCTTGAGGATTTCAGTTCTGGCAAAAATTCTTTGAACCATTCTTTCAGCGTAGCGTACTGAAACTTTTGAAATGTATTGTGCTATTGGTCAAGATCATCCAGCGCTATTTTGTTCCATCTGATCTTAGCCATCTGTTCATTTTTTCTTTGGCTTCTTCCTCAGAGAATGAATGACCCTGCTTTGA
The genomic region above belongs to Chitinophagales bacterium and contains:
- a CDS encoding type II toxin-antitoxin system RelE/ParE family toxin; this translates as MVQRIFARTEILKHSPFTGTKVSEMNDDNIRHLLEGSYRIIYEIHSKDEVEILTVFHGGRLLQNKLGNNFLKPVGIRVIITSDLESIDTKFIEELSNSTNQQSRVEEADRRSNDKV